The following coding sequences lie in one Salarias fasciatus chromosome 7 unlocalized genomic scaffold, fSalaFa1.1 super_scaffold_4, whole genome shotgun sequence genomic window:
- the LOC115383002 gene encoding bile salt-activated lipase-like, with protein MAKLEILVVVAVAVFLETVSATSLGVVYTEGGMVQGENFRLGFRRHMDRFRGIPFADIPGRFQKPQRHPGWDGILKTTEYRRRCLQLNLLQTDTMGSEDCLYLNIWVPHGSSVSTNLPVMVWIYGGGFLVGGSMGANFLDNYLYDGQELADRGDVIVVTLGYRVGALGFLSTGDSDMPGNYGLWDQQAAIAWVHRNIRAFGGNPDNITIFGESAGGASVSFQTLTPHNKGIIKRAISQSGVALCPWAVNKNPRKYAEEVALKVNCPTDSRMASCLKMTDPVILTMAGTLEMSGSPDYPIVNNLVLSATVDGDFLPDEPQNLFHNAAEIDYIAGVNDMDGHLFTGLDVPSINSQLVDTDPEDVKRLLASYTKEKGSAGATEAYSTYTSYWGNNPSRETIKKTVVAIGTDYIFLVPTQTALYLHAAAATTGRTYSYLFSEPNRMGGLLTPYPSWMGADHADDLQYVFGKPFSTPLGYWPRHRDISGYMIAYWTNFAKTGDPNSGDLKVPVAWPKFNNNTHQFLELNHDTDRNSVRQQQRLRYVHFWTSVLQSLPSLISE; from the exons ATGGCGAAGCTGGAGATTTTGGTTGTCGTTGCTGTGGCTGTTTTCCTGGAGACGGTCTCTGCGACCTCT CTCGGGGTGGTGTACACAGAGGGAGGGATGGTGCAGGGTGAGAACTTTCGCCTTGGGTTCCGTCGTCACATGGATCGCTTCAGGGGGATTCCCTTTGCTGACATTCCCGGGAGATTCCAGAAACCTCAGCGTCACCCTGGCTGGGATG GTATTTTGAAGACTACTGAGTACAGGAGGAGATGCCTTCAGTTGAACCTTCTCCAGACGGACACCATGGGCAGTGAAGACTGTCTCTACCTCAACATCTGGGTTCCTCATGGCAGTTCAG TGTCCACCAATCTGCCCGTCATGGTCTGGATCTATGGAGGCGGCTTCCTGGTTGGAGGCTCAATGGGTGCCAACTTCTTGGATAACTACTTGTATGACGGGCAGGAGCTTGCAGACAGAGGAGACGTTATCGTGGTGACACTGGGCTACCGTGTGGGAGCTTTGGGCTTCCTGAGTACAGGAGACTCCGACATGCCCG GAAATTATGGTCTGTGGGACCAGCAGGCTGCCATTGCCTGGGTTCACAGGAACATCCGTGCATTTGGAGGAAATCCTGACAACATCACCATTTTTGGAGAGTCTGCAGGTGGAGCTAGTGTTAGCTTCCAG ACTCTCACCCCTCATAACAAAGGAATAATCAAGAGAGCCATCTCCCAGAGTGGCGTCGCCCTCTGTCCGTGGGCAGTCAACAAAAACCCCCGCAAGTATGCAGAGGAG GTTGCTCTCAAGGTCAACTGCCCCACCGATAGCAGAATGGCATCCTGTTTGAAGATGACTGATCCAGTGATCCTGACAATGGCAGGCACTCTTGAAATGTCCGGTTCCCCAGATT ATCCCATTGTGAACAACTTGGTCCTGTCTGCCACCGTCGACGGCGACTTCCTGCCGGATGAACCTCAGAACTTGTTCCACAACGCGGCGGAGATCGACTACATCGCTGGAGTCAATGACATGGACGGACATCTTTTCACTGGCTTAGATGTTCCCTCCATCAACTCTCAGCTGGTGGACACTGACCC TGAGGACGTGAAGAGGCTGTTGGCTTCCTACACAAAGGAAAAGGGCAGTGCTGGTGCCACTGAGGCATACTCCACCTACACTTCATACTGGGGAAACAATCCCAGCAGGGAAACCATCAAGAAAACTGTTGTGGCCATTGGAACAGACTACATCTTTCTGGTTCCTACTCAGACTGCTCTTTATCTTCACGCTGCAGCAGCCAC AACTGGACGCACATACTCATATCTCTTTTCTGAGCCCAACCGTATGGGTGGTCTTCTCACGCCTTATCCCAGCTGGATGGGAGCTGATCACGCTGATGACTTGCAGTATGTGTTCGGAAAGCCTTTCTCCACACCACTGGGATACTGGCCTCGCCATCGCGACATCTCAGGCTACATGATTGCCTACTGGACCAACTTTGCCAAAACTGG GGACCCCAACAGTGGAGACCTGAAAGTGCCTGTCGCTTGGCCCAAATTCAACAACAATACACACCAGTTTCTGGAACTCAATCATGATACAGACAGAAACTCtgtcaggcagcagcagaggctgcgTTATGTACATTTCTGGACCAGTGTGCTTCAAAGCCTGCCCTCCCTCATCTCAGAATAA